One part of the Denticeps clupeoides chromosome 8, fDenClu1.1, whole genome shotgun sequence genome encodes these proteins:
- the zbtb18 gene encoding zinc finger and BTB domain-containing protein 18 isoform X1: protein MRFLRRDWSLRVTGYEDNMEFPDHSRHLLQCLREQRHQGFLCDSTVLVGDAQFRAHRAVLASCSMYFHLFYKDQLDKRDIVHLNSDIVTAPAFALLLEFMYEGKLQFKALPVEDVLAAASYLHMYDIVKVCKKKLKQKATAEADSTKLEEDASSCSDKAESFSEGGSTGRPATADLLASDDEDADSKRDGLHEPGSMWMRTRTPGTSPGEAESRGPEPRKSPAGSPSSSTASRRVSADADCVLDLSVKSGLAGAPGDPYFCRAAATPDSLQSGLVQVKVEKDTGSDDEDLVGGDYEMEHSGGKDALPPSANGNPNHVLVGGALAAQRRLGLEAHLSALREADLDREDKAAEDDDMLGGADAERPPPDSLLPYVSNMLAGPHAQIFMCPLCNKVFPSPHILQIHLSTHFREQEGVRAKPAGDVNVPTCSICGKTFSCMYTLKRHERTHSGEKPYTCTTCGKSFQYSHNLSRHAVVHTREKPHACKWCERRFTQSGDLYRHIRKFHCELVNSLSVKSEALNLPAVRDWALEDSSQELWK, encoded by the exons ATGCGTTTTCTGAGGCGGGACTGGTCTTTGCGTGTAACAG GTTATGAAGACAACATGGAGTTCCCAGACCACAGCAGACATTTACTACAGTGTCTGAGAGAGCAGCGGCACCAGGGCTTCCTGTGCGACTCCACCGTCCTGGTCGGCGATGCCCAGTTCCGCGCCCACCGCGCCGTCCTGGCGTCCTGCAGCATGTACTTCCATCTCTTCTACAAGGACCAGCTGGACAAAAGGGACATTGTTCATCTGAACAGCGACATTGTGACGGCGCCGGCCTTCGCGCTGCTGCTGGAGTTCATGTACGAGGGGAAGCTGCAGTTCAAGGCGCTGCCGGTGGAGGACGTCCTGGCCGCCGCCAGCTACCTGCACATGTACGACATCGTCAAGGTGTGCAAGAAGAAGCTGAAGCAGAAGGCCACGGCGGAGGCCGACAGCACCAAGCTGGAGGAGGACGCGTCCAGCTGCTCCGACAAGGCCGAGAGCTTCTCCGAGGGCGGCAGCACCGGCCGGCCCGCCACCGCCGACCTGCTGGCCAGCGACGACGAGGACGCCGACTCCAAGCGGGACGGCCTCCACGAGCCCGGCAGCATGTGGATGCGGACCAGGACCCCCGGCACCAGCCCCGGCGAGGCCGAGAGCCGCGGCCCCGAGCCCCGGAAGTCCCCGGCCGGCAGCCCCAGCAGCTCCACCGCGTCCCGCCGCGTCTCCGCCGACGCCGACTGCGTCCTGGACCTGTCGGTCAAGTCCGGCTTGGCCGGGGCCCCCGGAGACCCCTACTTCTGCCGGGCCGCGGCCACGCCCGACAGCCTGCAGAGCGGACTGGTCCAGGTAAAGGTGGAGAAGGACACCGGCTCCGATGACGAGGACCTGGTGGGCGGGGACTACGAGATGGAGCACAGCGGCGGCAAAGACGCCCTTCCGCCCAGCGCCAACGGCAACCCCAACCACGTCCTGGTGGGCGGCGCCCTGGCCGCGCAGCGCCGCCTCGGCTTGGAGGCCCACCTGTCCGCCCTGCGAGAGGCCGACCTGGACCGCGAGGACAAGGCCGCCGAGGACGACGACATGCTGGGCGGCGCCGACGCCGAGCGGCCGCCGCCGGACTCGCTGCTGCCCTACGTCTCCAACATGCTGGCCGGCCCCCACGCCCAGATCTTCATGTGCCCGCTCTGCAACAAGGTCTTCCCCAGCCCACACATCCTGCAGATCCACCTCAGCACCCACTTCCGCGAGCAGGAGGGCGTCCGCGCCAAGCCGGCCGGCGACGTCAACGTGCCCACCTGCTCCATCTGCGGCAAGACCTTCTCCTGCATGTACACGCTCAAGCGGCACGAGCGGACCCACTCGGGCGAGAAGCCGTACACGTGCACCACGTGCGGCAAGAGCTTCCAGTACTCGCACAACCTCAGCCGGCACGCCGTGGTGCACACGCGCGAGAAGCCGCACGCGTGCAAGTGGTGCGAGCGCCGCTTCACGCAGTCGGGGGACCTGTACCGGCACATCCGCAAGTTCCACTGCGAACTGGTCAACTCGCTCTCCGTCAAGAGCGAGGCCCTCAACCTGCCCGCCGTCAGGGACTGGGCGCTGGAGGACAGCTCGCAGGAGCTCTGGAAATGA
- the zbtb18 gene encoding zinc finger and BTB domain-containing protein 18 isoform X3, giving the protein MKGGYEDNMEFPDHSRHLLQCLREQRHQGFLCDSTVLVGDAQFRAHRAVLASCSMYFHLFYKDQLDKRDIVHLNSDIVTAPAFALLLEFMYEGKLQFKALPVEDVLAAASYLHMYDIVKVCKKKLKQKATAEADSTKLEEDASSCSDKAESFSEGGSTGRPATADLLASDDEDADSKRDGLHEPGSMWMRTRTPGTSPGEAESRGPEPRKSPAGSPSSSTASRRVSADADCVLDLSVKSGLAGAPGDPYFCRAAATPDSLQSGLVQVKVEKDTGSDDEDLVGGDYEMEHSGGKDALPPSANGNPNHVLVGGALAAQRRLGLEAHLSALREADLDREDKAAEDDDMLGGADAERPPPDSLLPYVSNMLAGPHAQIFMCPLCNKVFPSPHILQIHLSTHFREQEGVRAKPAGDVNVPTCSICGKTFSCMYTLKRHERTHSGEKPYTCTTCGKSFQYSHNLSRHAVVHTREKPHACKWCERRFTQSGDLYRHIRKFHCELVNSLSVKSEALNLPAVRDWALEDSSQELWK; this is encoded by the exons ATGAAGGGAG GTTATGAAGACAACATGGAGTTCCCAGACCACAGCAGACATTTACTACAGTGTCTGAGAGAGCAGCGGCACCAGGGCTTCCTGTGCGACTCCACCGTCCTGGTCGGCGATGCCCAGTTCCGCGCCCACCGCGCCGTCCTGGCGTCCTGCAGCATGTACTTCCATCTCTTCTACAAGGACCAGCTGGACAAAAGGGACATTGTTCATCTGAACAGCGACATTGTGACGGCGCCGGCCTTCGCGCTGCTGCTGGAGTTCATGTACGAGGGGAAGCTGCAGTTCAAGGCGCTGCCGGTGGAGGACGTCCTGGCCGCCGCCAGCTACCTGCACATGTACGACATCGTCAAGGTGTGCAAGAAGAAGCTGAAGCAGAAGGCCACGGCGGAGGCCGACAGCACCAAGCTGGAGGAGGACGCGTCCAGCTGCTCCGACAAGGCCGAGAGCTTCTCCGAGGGCGGCAGCACCGGCCGGCCCGCCACCGCCGACCTGCTGGCCAGCGACGACGAGGACGCCGACTCCAAGCGGGACGGCCTCCACGAGCCCGGCAGCATGTGGATGCGGACCAGGACCCCCGGCACCAGCCCCGGCGAGGCCGAGAGCCGCGGCCCCGAGCCCCGGAAGTCCCCGGCCGGCAGCCCCAGCAGCTCCACCGCGTCCCGCCGCGTCTCCGCCGACGCCGACTGCGTCCTGGACCTGTCGGTCAAGTCCGGCTTGGCCGGGGCCCCCGGAGACCCCTACTTCTGCCGGGCCGCGGCCACGCCCGACAGCCTGCAGAGCGGACTGGTCCAGGTAAAGGTGGAGAAGGACACCGGCTCCGATGACGAGGACCTGGTGGGCGGGGACTACGAGATGGAGCACAGCGGCGGCAAAGACGCCCTTCCGCCCAGCGCCAACGGCAACCCCAACCACGTCCTGGTGGGCGGCGCCCTGGCCGCGCAGCGCCGCCTCGGCTTGGAGGCCCACCTGTCCGCCCTGCGAGAGGCCGACCTGGACCGCGAGGACAAGGCCGCCGAGGACGACGACATGCTGGGCGGCGCCGACGCCGAGCGGCCGCCGCCGGACTCGCTGCTGCCCTACGTCTCCAACATGCTGGCCGGCCCCCACGCCCAGATCTTCATGTGCCCGCTCTGCAACAAGGTCTTCCCCAGCCCACACATCCTGCAGATCCACCTCAGCACCCACTTCCGCGAGCAGGAGGGCGTCCGCGCCAAGCCGGCCGGCGACGTCAACGTGCCCACCTGCTCCATCTGCGGCAAGACCTTCTCCTGCATGTACACGCTCAAGCGGCACGAGCGGACCCACTCGGGCGAGAAGCCGTACACGTGCACCACGTGCGGCAAGAGCTTCCAGTACTCGCACAACCTCAGCCGGCACGCCGTGGTGCACACGCGCGAGAAGCCGCACGCGTGCAAGTGGTGCGAGCGCCGCTTCACGCAGTCGGGGGACCTGTACCGGCACATCCGCAAGTTCCACTGCGAACTGGTCAACTCGCTCTCCGTCAAGAGCGAGGCCCTCAACCTGCCCGCCGTCAGGGACTGGGCGCTGGAGGACAGCTCGCAGGAGCTCTGGAAATGA
- the zbtb18 gene encoding zinc finger and BTB domain-containing protein 18 isoform X2, with amino-acid sequence MHTAGYEDNMEFPDHSRHLLQCLREQRHQGFLCDSTVLVGDAQFRAHRAVLASCSMYFHLFYKDQLDKRDIVHLNSDIVTAPAFALLLEFMYEGKLQFKALPVEDVLAAASYLHMYDIVKVCKKKLKQKATAEADSTKLEEDASSCSDKAESFSEGGSTGRPATADLLASDDEDADSKRDGLHEPGSMWMRTRTPGTSPGEAESRGPEPRKSPAGSPSSSTASRRVSADADCVLDLSVKSGLAGAPGDPYFCRAAATPDSLQSGLVQVKVEKDTGSDDEDLVGGDYEMEHSGGKDALPPSANGNPNHVLVGGALAAQRRLGLEAHLSALREADLDREDKAAEDDDMLGGADAERPPPDSLLPYVSNMLAGPHAQIFMCPLCNKVFPSPHILQIHLSTHFREQEGVRAKPAGDVNVPTCSICGKTFSCMYTLKRHERTHSGEKPYTCTTCGKSFQYSHNLSRHAVVHTREKPHACKWCERRFTQSGDLYRHIRKFHCELVNSLSVKSEALNLPAVRDWALEDSSQELWK; translated from the exons ATGCATACGGCAG GTTATGAAGACAACATGGAGTTCCCAGACCACAGCAGACATTTACTACAGTGTCTGAGAGAGCAGCGGCACCAGGGCTTCCTGTGCGACTCCACCGTCCTGGTCGGCGATGCCCAGTTCCGCGCCCACCGCGCCGTCCTGGCGTCCTGCAGCATGTACTTCCATCTCTTCTACAAGGACCAGCTGGACAAAAGGGACATTGTTCATCTGAACAGCGACATTGTGACGGCGCCGGCCTTCGCGCTGCTGCTGGAGTTCATGTACGAGGGGAAGCTGCAGTTCAAGGCGCTGCCGGTGGAGGACGTCCTGGCCGCCGCCAGCTACCTGCACATGTACGACATCGTCAAGGTGTGCAAGAAGAAGCTGAAGCAGAAGGCCACGGCGGAGGCCGACAGCACCAAGCTGGAGGAGGACGCGTCCAGCTGCTCCGACAAGGCCGAGAGCTTCTCCGAGGGCGGCAGCACCGGCCGGCCCGCCACCGCCGACCTGCTGGCCAGCGACGACGAGGACGCCGACTCCAAGCGGGACGGCCTCCACGAGCCCGGCAGCATGTGGATGCGGACCAGGACCCCCGGCACCAGCCCCGGCGAGGCCGAGAGCCGCGGCCCCGAGCCCCGGAAGTCCCCGGCCGGCAGCCCCAGCAGCTCCACCGCGTCCCGCCGCGTCTCCGCCGACGCCGACTGCGTCCTGGACCTGTCGGTCAAGTCCGGCTTGGCCGGGGCCCCCGGAGACCCCTACTTCTGCCGGGCCGCGGCCACGCCCGACAGCCTGCAGAGCGGACTGGTCCAGGTAAAGGTGGAGAAGGACACCGGCTCCGATGACGAGGACCTGGTGGGCGGGGACTACGAGATGGAGCACAGCGGCGGCAAAGACGCCCTTCCGCCCAGCGCCAACGGCAACCCCAACCACGTCCTGGTGGGCGGCGCCCTGGCCGCGCAGCGCCGCCTCGGCTTGGAGGCCCACCTGTCCGCCCTGCGAGAGGCCGACCTGGACCGCGAGGACAAGGCCGCCGAGGACGACGACATGCTGGGCGGCGCCGACGCCGAGCGGCCGCCGCCGGACTCGCTGCTGCCCTACGTCTCCAACATGCTGGCCGGCCCCCACGCCCAGATCTTCATGTGCCCGCTCTGCAACAAGGTCTTCCCCAGCCCACACATCCTGCAGATCCACCTCAGCACCCACTTCCGCGAGCAGGAGGGCGTCCGCGCCAAGCCGGCCGGCGACGTCAACGTGCCCACCTGCTCCATCTGCGGCAAGACCTTCTCCTGCATGTACACGCTCAAGCGGCACGAGCGGACCCACTCGGGCGAGAAGCCGTACACGTGCACCACGTGCGGCAAGAGCTTCCAGTACTCGCACAACCTCAGCCGGCACGCCGTGGTGCACACGCGCGAGAAGCCGCACGCGTGCAAGTGGTGCGAGCGCCGCTTCACGCAGTCGGGGGACCTGTACCGGCACATCCGCAAGTTCCACTGCGAACTGGTCAACTCGCTCTCCGTCAAGAGCGAGGCCCTCAACCTGCCCGCCGTCAGGGACTGGGCGCTGGAGGACAGCTCGCAGGAGCTCTGGAAATGA
- the zbtb18 gene encoding zinc finger and BTB domain-containing protein 18 isoform X4, with amino-acid sequence MEFPDHSRHLLQCLREQRHQGFLCDSTVLVGDAQFRAHRAVLASCSMYFHLFYKDQLDKRDIVHLNSDIVTAPAFALLLEFMYEGKLQFKALPVEDVLAAASYLHMYDIVKVCKKKLKQKATAEADSTKLEEDASSCSDKAESFSEGGSTGRPATADLLASDDEDADSKRDGLHEPGSMWMRTRTPGTSPGEAESRGPEPRKSPAGSPSSSTASRRVSADADCVLDLSVKSGLAGAPGDPYFCRAAATPDSLQSGLVQVKVEKDTGSDDEDLVGGDYEMEHSGGKDALPPSANGNPNHVLVGGALAAQRRLGLEAHLSALREADLDREDKAAEDDDMLGGADAERPPPDSLLPYVSNMLAGPHAQIFMCPLCNKVFPSPHILQIHLSTHFREQEGVRAKPAGDVNVPTCSICGKTFSCMYTLKRHERTHSGEKPYTCTTCGKSFQYSHNLSRHAVVHTREKPHACKWCERRFTQSGDLYRHIRKFHCELVNSLSVKSEALNLPAVRDWALEDSSQELWK; translated from the coding sequence ATGGAGTTCCCAGACCACAGCAGACATTTACTACAGTGTCTGAGAGAGCAGCGGCACCAGGGCTTCCTGTGCGACTCCACCGTCCTGGTCGGCGATGCCCAGTTCCGCGCCCACCGCGCCGTCCTGGCGTCCTGCAGCATGTACTTCCATCTCTTCTACAAGGACCAGCTGGACAAAAGGGACATTGTTCATCTGAACAGCGACATTGTGACGGCGCCGGCCTTCGCGCTGCTGCTGGAGTTCATGTACGAGGGGAAGCTGCAGTTCAAGGCGCTGCCGGTGGAGGACGTCCTGGCCGCCGCCAGCTACCTGCACATGTACGACATCGTCAAGGTGTGCAAGAAGAAGCTGAAGCAGAAGGCCACGGCGGAGGCCGACAGCACCAAGCTGGAGGAGGACGCGTCCAGCTGCTCCGACAAGGCCGAGAGCTTCTCCGAGGGCGGCAGCACCGGCCGGCCCGCCACCGCCGACCTGCTGGCCAGCGACGACGAGGACGCCGACTCCAAGCGGGACGGCCTCCACGAGCCCGGCAGCATGTGGATGCGGACCAGGACCCCCGGCACCAGCCCCGGCGAGGCCGAGAGCCGCGGCCCCGAGCCCCGGAAGTCCCCGGCCGGCAGCCCCAGCAGCTCCACCGCGTCCCGCCGCGTCTCCGCCGACGCCGACTGCGTCCTGGACCTGTCGGTCAAGTCCGGCTTGGCCGGGGCCCCCGGAGACCCCTACTTCTGCCGGGCCGCGGCCACGCCCGACAGCCTGCAGAGCGGACTGGTCCAGGTAAAGGTGGAGAAGGACACCGGCTCCGATGACGAGGACCTGGTGGGCGGGGACTACGAGATGGAGCACAGCGGCGGCAAAGACGCCCTTCCGCCCAGCGCCAACGGCAACCCCAACCACGTCCTGGTGGGCGGCGCCCTGGCCGCGCAGCGCCGCCTCGGCTTGGAGGCCCACCTGTCCGCCCTGCGAGAGGCCGACCTGGACCGCGAGGACAAGGCCGCCGAGGACGACGACATGCTGGGCGGCGCCGACGCCGAGCGGCCGCCGCCGGACTCGCTGCTGCCCTACGTCTCCAACATGCTGGCCGGCCCCCACGCCCAGATCTTCATGTGCCCGCTCTGCAACAAGGTCTTCCCCAGCCCACACATCCTGCAGATCCACCTCAGCACCCACTTCCGCGAGCAGGAGGGCGTCCGCGCCAAGCCGGCCGGCGACGTCAACGTGCCCACCTGCTCCATCTGCGGCAAGACCTTCTCCTGCATGTACACGCTCAAGCGGCACGAGCGGACCCACTCGGGCGAGAAGCCGTACACGTGCACCACGTGCGGCAAGAGCTTCCAGTACTCGCACAACCTCAGCCGGCACGCCGTGGTGCACACGCGCGAGAAGCCGCACGCGTGCAAGTGGTGCGAGCGCCGCTTCACGCAGTCGGGGGACCTGTACCGGCACATCCGCAAGTTCCACTGCGAACTGGTCAACTCGCTCTCCGTCAAGAGCGAGGCCCTCAACCTGCCCGCCGTCAGGGACTGGGCGCTGGAGGACAGCTCGCAGGAGCTCTGGAAATGA